The segment gCGTACTGTTTCTGAAGCTGCCTAGAGACGCGGTGATCGTCGGCTTTACCGATGACATCGTGCTGTCGGTGACAGGCGAATCACTggaggaggtagaaatgctggtgacagaggcgattagaagtatcgagaactggatgcatggtgcaaagctacaaatcggccaccataaaacggaggttctgctggttagcaACTGTAAAGTCGGACAACACGCAGTCGTCACCGTCGGGGAGCACTTTATTACTTCAACGCGTGCGGTCAagcatctgggagtaatgatagacaaccggttgaacttcaacttCCACGTCGACTACGTttgcgagaaggcggcgaaggctTTCAATGCGATAGCCAGGATCATGTCGAATTGTTACGGACCGAGAAGTAGCAAGCGGAGACTGCTGGCTAGTGTGCCAtcatcgatactgcggtatgaaGGTCAAGTCTGTATCGCAGCACTACGATCGAAGCAGAATCGCGTGAAGCTGAATAGTACCTTCCGACTCATGGTTGTAAGAGTTGCCAGTGCgtatagaacaatatcgtcggaggcagtatGCGTTATCGCTGGAGTGATCCCCATCAGCATCATGCTCGTGGAAGATAACGACTGCTGCGGACGAAGAAACACCAGAGGAGCCCGGAAGCTGGCAAGAGAAAAGTcgctgagcaaatggcagcaagagtgGGATAGGGCCGAGAATGATAGATGGACGCATCGACTCACTGACAGAACCGgtcaacctggttgaacaggaaactTGGAGAAGTCGGGTTCCACTTGACGCAGTTTCTCTcgggtcacggttgcttcaggcaatacctacACTGGTTGTGGTTTTTGAACGTCCTCGATTTGCCGCGATACGAAGGGAGATGCCGCCCCTGACGGTAGAGAACATAGTaggcgaaatgtgtcgggaggagagcGTGTGGAATGCCGCCACCGGCGTTGTAGCatagattatgttgcaactgcaacgacagtggagaaacgaccagcgaactaccaatcccgattagcagacaatcttgacagacgcatcggtggggtgacgagcgtgacggagcaaaccaagcttggacagaaacactacgagggcggccgtgagaggatggatgttatgttggtcgctgTCCCTGGATCGCTATTCCTGaaactcgacggagcagtgctgagcccaacaagaaaccctgcgagtgtggccgtgaggagatggaagtcatgacggtccccatctctggatcggtacacgtctcgacaggtgcaaggaaagtggacggtgaaggagaatgtagtagcaacaagaatggcagaaccctACGAGAGTGAATGTGAAGGAGTGAACGTTATGACGGTCgtcatctccggatcggggtgtacagacacagcctccccccgaagtaatacttaaagGTAGTTCCGGGGGGTTTAGGGTCggacgcccgtgaggtttttagtgggttagagtcccacactgtgccacgcGATGTAGCAATACaccattagtgtgcctggcattgagcgtttcctcatgtaaaaaaaaatcacacacACATATTTGTTCAAATCTTAGCcggacggtgctgctagatagagtcagaagGATTATTGCACTAGCGTCGTGATTGCGCTGTATGCTAacagccggttgcgaagtctgtcgataaagaaggttcaAGTCTTAAAAGACGCCCACGGTTTAATCTGTCATTTACATCCTGCAAGATGAGTTCATCGGATTATATTGAAGCTCTGAACAGCTGCTTGGTACCGTTCAAAGAGACATACCGGAACGCAAAAAATCGTGTTCCCGCAAGACAACGTTGAAACCCATTCTCTTCAACGACCCACCGGTACCAGTCAGTGAGTCGGAAATATTACTAATTGTTATTCAATCACTAAAAAATCTCGTAGCTACCACTTAGAACCAATAACCATCACCCAAATCTGTTCCACtgataataattaattaataacgAGGAGACAAGGATCACTCGGCCTGTAATCGAATATGTTCTCCGTCTACTGCCCAAGAGAGCACGTGAAATTGATCAGGAAATTTCAACCCGGTGAGCCATGCAAATTTGCTTTCCTCGCCGGTTCAACATGTTGGTTGGTCCATGAAATAATAGCTACCCAGCTATAATCTCTGGCCGGTCGGCTGGAGTACTTCTGCCAACCATGAACCACACAATTGCAAACGCTGGTCAATCCCTCGCTCCATTACGGGCAAAAATGATACGCGATACTTTTGAAAAACTCTTCTTGTCCGACAGCGCCGGACCCAGCCAACCAGCATTCATTTCAATTGAATGGTCCGATTTTCCACCCAGctacaatttgttttttttttttttgtgcaaaTGAATAGAGCCACCGCAACTACACCGAACTGATCTGAACCCAGGTTTGCAGGTTTGGACTGGTACCTACGTGTACGTATTCGGCTGGACAGTAGTGAAACATAAACCTTGCAGCGAAAAAAAATACTGTGATATGGAAAAGTAGAATCTGCAATTAGCGATACGGATCTTTTCATTTCGGTGCGGTTTTTCACGTTGGTAATAACTGGTTCGACAGTTGATGACTGACAGGGACAGATATCCACGTGAAACGGAGAGTATAGAGCTCTCAAATAGCCAGTGGCTAGTTTGATGGCAAACACGGCTGGTCGTTATTCAGAACCGAGTTGGGGAATTATTTCAATCAAAAGAGGACCCTTTTCACCAATCAgtatgaaaagcaaaaaaaaacacagtttTCACCCGCATATTACGACTGAAGTTTTAAGCTAAAATTTCCATCACTGAGTGGGTGGGCGTTTGCGAAACTGACGACACTATGTTGACGAAAGTGGGAGGTGGGAGGTGGGAGACGGGCGGCCACCTATAGCAACCGGCTATTATAGGTCATCGAGTAGTGACCAGCTAGAACGATGCTACAGTCAGTGCAGTGCTGGACAGGTGCTGCCGCTGTTGCAAGTTCCCGTGTGCTATGCGGGAAAGTACCCCACTGCGAGTCATACATTTTTAAGCAGATAATTTCCCGCTCTGGAAAAACCAAATGTTGCATGTTGCGCCGAGTTTCAGCCGGGAGTTCAATGCACGTGCCGTTTTTACCGAGTACAAAAACCGGTATGGAAAATATAGAGGCAGCACGTGCGTGTCATCTGATTTATGGAAATTTTGCGGGGAATTTTTTTAGGCTTGCATGGAATCGAACATTCAAAaatctaaatattgaaaatatttaacTTGATTGTTTAATTAATAGCTGCCGTACGTAAATCAGTATCAATTGCATTGATTTGCGACCGTAAATCAGTTTACCTGCATCGTTATGTTAATTAgtaaaaatattatatttcaaaaacatgtacattttttttaaatttggaaCTTGATTGAAACCGTATCGAAGCGCAATGTTTTGTTTGCTATGTCTTCGGTTCCACTGAAATACTGATATCAGGGCCCCCGTTTTTTCTACGAACCAAACTAAATGCCGCACTTTTTAACCGAGCAGAGTGCAAAATTGTTTATCATTGCTTGCGCTTCGATTCATCGTTTCGGTTGACGACAGACACACACTCTAAGCTAGTTCCAGGAATCGTTTAATTGTCGGTTCATTTTAGTGGCGCGCAGTGGCAGACTTTCATCTCACTATCCTGTGTTTTAGCAGTAGATAGATATAGCAATCCGACAGCGGCGAACACTAGAGTTGTGCGGCGGCACATGGCGCGGCGATTGAGGGGCGATTCGGGATCGAAATAGGACGCTATGGGAGAACGAAACGGCGACGAgcgaaacgaaaaataaaaaccctCCTAACTATCCGAAAACAAGGCTACACGACGACACGGTGCGGGTACGGAATAGCTTTGATGATGCCACAAAATGAACTGCGCGACTCGGgaacaaattaaaaattaaggTTATAATGCTTTGATCAAAGGATGTGCAAGTAATTGCATGCGCAAAATATTCCTAGCAGAGGTAATAAAAAACTGCGTCTGACGATTGGATGTGGCTGTGATTTTGGTGTATTCGTTATTTTTCGTAGCAAAATTGCTCGTTACCAGCAGCAACGGATTTATGTTTAATGTTttcattttgtatttattttatttcaaaaattaacaATTTCGGTTTATGATAATTAGGATCATGTTCGGCATATTTTTGTGACCGCGAGTGGTGTCTTTTTCATCATATGAAAAGGTCTAATGTTACAAAACTGTGAGTCGAGGTTTTCGTGTAACATCAACAGAATTTAATTATAACTATAACCATCTTCTTTAATTATACCTCAATTGATTATGATTTTATGTTTCAATTTTGTGTCATGGTCGTCGTTTGAATTTCATGCGGAgtgtttttctcaattttttgcCATACTGTGTATGGAATGCATGAACCAGTCGAAGAAATGTGCCGAATATTTAACAGGGTTTATCATTTGTTCGATTTGCACCACTCATCAGACTATTTCAGACATAAAATATACCAGTGTGACATACTAGGTTAAGTTTGTATAATTTATATTTCTGTAATTGTATTtgtatatgaaaatgtttaaagTAAGCTTCTAGACGTGTTTGTTTGCAATTGTACTTGACTATGGCAATCTATGTAATTTGtatttgtaatgtatttgtAAGGCTGTACCGAGTAGTGAAGCAAAAGATTATGgttttatgccgatttgagaatgatATCATAGTTGTCAACtcaaatcggcttttcccaTACACTTCAAGAAGACTCTGTCCCTTGAagttaaataaagaaaataaataaataaaataaataaataaataaattttcttattCTCACTTCCTCGTATTCTCTCATTATTttttatctctatctc is part of the Sabethes cyaneus chromosome 2, idSabCyanKW18_F2, whole genome shotgun sequence genome and harbors:
- the LOC128736381 gene encoding uncharacterized protein LOC128736381, coding for MIDNRLNFNFHVDYVCEKAAKAFNAIARIMSNCYGPRSSKRRLLASVPSSILRYEGQVCIAALRSKQNRVKLNSTFRLMVVRVASAYRTISSEAVCVIAGVIPISIMLVEDNDCCGRRNTRGARKLAREKSLSKWQQEWDRAENDRWTHRLTDRTGQPG